A section of the Thunnus albacares chromosome 6, fThuAlb1.1, whole genome shotgun sequence genome encodes:
- the LOC122984250 gene encoding odorant receptor 131-2-like → MTNNSSVGGAYLQRQINGQVIIVQLLVVIFLCINLLLTVTFFSKDFFYTTMRYILFAVTLLSDSLILIISDILLILSYFRFTMQIGMCVIMSFVVILYTFVTPVTLTAMTLERFVAICMPLQHAELCSTRSALQCVLIIHGLSSIPCIFIYSFFFASATHGLYTQDKICSVEIFILRSWHDHFRSAISQFYFLIMCITIVFSYVKIMKVAKAASGENKKSTWKGLRTVVLHAFQLLLCLIQLWCPFIESAVLQIDLMLFINIRYFTYITFYLAPRCLSPLIYGLRDEMFFHALKYYALCGLYKKHSSDLSCLTN, encoded by the coding sequence ATGACTAATAATTCATCGGTTGGTGGTGCATACTTGCAGCGTCAGATCAATGGCCAGGTCATTATAGTGCAGCTTCTGGTGGTAATCTTCCTTTGCATCAACTTGTTGCTCACTGTAACCTTTTTTTCAAAGGATTTCTTCTACACAACCATGCGCTACATTTTATTTGCTGTTACACTGCTGTCTGATAGCTTGATATTAATCATATCTGATATACTGCTCATTTTGAGCTATTTTCGTTTTACCATGCAGATTGGCATGTGTGTCATTATGTCTTTTGTTGTGATTCTTTACACTTTTGTCACACCAGTTACTCTGACAGCAATGACCCTGGAGCGCTTTGTGGCCATTTGCATGCCCCTGCAGCATGCAGAGCTCTGCTCCACACGCAGCGCTCTGCAATGCGTCCTCATCATTCACGGCCTCAGCTCTATACcctgtatttttatttactcCTTCTTCTTTGCATCTGCTACCCACGGTTTATACACCCAGGACAAAATATGCTCTGTGGAGATTTTCATCTTGCGTAGTTGGCACGATCATTTTAGATCAGCTATAAGTCAGTTTTACTTCTTGATCATGTGCATTACCATTGTTTTCTCttatgttaaaataatgaaGGTGGCCAAAGCTGCATCAGGAGAGAACAAAAAGTCAACATGGAAAGGGCTCAGGACAGTGGTTCTTCATGCTTTCCAGCTGCTCCTCTGTCTCATCCAGCTGTGGTGCCCTTTCATAGAATCTGCTGTGCTTCAGATTGATTTAATGTTGTTCATCAATATCAGATACTTTACCTACATTACTTTTTATCTTGCTCCGAGATGTCTGAGTCCTCTCATTTATGGCCTCAGGGATGAAATGTTCTTTCATGCACTGAAATACTATGCTCTCTGTGGCTTGTATAAGAAACACTCATCAGATTTATCTTGCTTGACAAATTAA
- the LOC122984251 gene encoding odorant receptor 131-2-like, giving the protein MTNNSSVGGAYLQRQINGQVIIVQLLVVIFLCINLLLTVTFFSKDFFYTTMRYILFAVTLLSDSLILIISDILLILSYFRFTMQIGMCVIMSIVVILYTFVTPVTLTAMTLERFVAICMPLRHAELCSTRSALQCILIIHGLSSIPCIFIHSFFFASATHSFYTHDKICSVEMFILRSWHSHVRSAISQSYFLIMCITIVFSYVKIMKVAKAASGENKKSTWKGLRTVVLHAFQLLLCLIQLWRPFIESAVLQIDLMLFINIRYFNYITFYLAPRCLSPLIYGLRDEMFFHALKYYALCGLYKKHSSDLSCLTN; this is encoded by the coding sequence ATGACTAATAATTCATCAGTTGGTGGTGCATACTTGCAGCGTCAGATCAATGGCCAGGTCATTATAGTGCAGCTTCTGGTGGTAATCTTCCTTTGCATCAACTTGTTGCTCACTGTAACCTTTTTTTCAAAGGATTTCTTCTACACAACCATGCGCTACATCTTATTTGCTGTTACACTGCTGTCTGATAGCTTGATATTAATCATATCTGATATACTGCTCATTTTGAGCTATTTTCGTTTTACCATGCAGATTGGCATGTGTGTCATTATGTCTATTGTTGTGATTCTTTACACTTTTGTCACACCAGTTACTCTCACAGCAATGACCCTGGAGCGCTTTGTGGCCATTTGCATGCCCCTGCGGCACGCAGAGCTCTGCTCCACGCGCAGCGCTCTGCAGTGCATCCTCATCATTCATGGCCTCAGCTCTATACcctgtatttttattcactcCTTCTTCTTTGCATCTGCTACCCACAGCTTCTACACCCATGACAAAATATGTTCTGTGGAGATGTTCATCTTGCGTAGTTGGCACAGTCATGTTAGGTCAGCTATAAGTCAATCCTACTTCTTGATCATGTGCATTACCATTGTTTTCTCttatgttaaaataatgaaagtgGCCAAAGCTGCATCAGGAGAGAACAAAAAGTCAACATGGAAAGGGCTCAGGACAGTGGTTCTTCATGCTTTCCAGCTGCTCCTCTGTCTCATCCAGCTGTGGCGCCCTTTCATAGAATCTGCTGTGCTTCAGATTGATTTAATGTTGTTCATTAATATCagatactttaactacattacTTTTTATCTTGCTCCGAGATGTCTGAGTCCTCTCATTTATGGCCTCAGGGATGAAATGTTCTTTCATGCACTGAAATACTATGCTCTCTGTGGCTTGTATAAGAAACACTCATCAGATTTATCTTGCTTGACAAATTAA